CAGACGCAGGTTCAGAATCTGTGACAGAGCAGATGCAGGTCACTAAACGCTTTCAGAAGACCCGAGGTCTGCTTTTTGAACtctgaaatgatgttttatggACATTGTGCCACAAATAGCAAAGAAACTTGTGTTGAACCTGGAACATCACTTAATATGTAAGCGATTCAAATGCTCACCTTCATTCTGTGTCTATGTTCCTCTCGCAGTTTCTCTTGACGGCCAAGACTCTCCTGGGTCCTTTAAAAGTGACACAGAGACTCATCGCGTTATTCAAAAGCGTTAAATACAATCGTCACCATCATAATCTCAAATCAGGGTCAGACATTAAGCCGTCTAATGGGGCAAAAATGCCACAAAGAGTAACAAAATTGATACAGATATTAAAAACGTATTCCAAACATCAATTTAATCAAACAATTATTGATATTTAATCAATGTTCAATTATCTGCCAGTGACTGCTGGTGCTGGCAACAACAGAACCAAGGGTTTAATTCCCATGAGCGAGcaagaggtcagaggtcacctACTCCTTCTCCATCATGTCCCTCATGCTCTGATACTCCTGCCTCTGCTTGAGCGCCATCAACTCATCGAAACGCTTCAGCTGCTCAGACCCTCGGCCGGCTACCGTAGCCACAAGATGCTGCTGCTGTTCCTGCCTGAGACTCAGCTCCGCCTGAGAtacagacaaacagagagagagacggtgTGTCATCttaatgttgtttatagttCTAAACACGGTACTTCCACGCCATGTCTAATGGTCATGTGAAGTGTTGAGAGTGAAGCACCTTTGCTCTGGCTCTGTGTTTCTCTTCACACATGCGGATGCAGCCCGCCATCTGTGTGGCTCTGGGCGACAGGACGGAGATCGCTGGAGTGGAGCTGACGCTTACTGCAGAACTGACACCCACGGCATGAACATCTTCTATTTCTTCTTGTGTACCCTCTTTGCCCTGacataaaaagtcaaaaacagACCTTTTCGTTTTCCATTTGCAGAAATTTGACAGATGTCAGTTAACTGATGTCAATAAAACTCTGGTATGAAAGTAATAAATAGTTTTATTACacttataatatattatatacatgttATTGTTGCTATTCTATTAGCATAAACGTTTGTCCTGTGACACCTCCAATGAATCTCGTTGTGTACCTGGTCTACAAAATAAGTGTCAACCATTTACTTTCATATTTCATGGTCAGATATGACAGGCACACAAAGAAATGATAATGTCACCTCttcttcatcttcctcctctGCAAGGACGGAGGCTGCTGGAGGAGAGATGGGAGATGAGATCGGCCTGGGGCTGATGGGAACAGAACCGCAGATAGCAACATCTTCAGAAAAAGATGGACTTGTATCACGAACAGAGGAAACCACAGAGCAGGTTTTCAGTCGGGGTCGAGGACTCAGTTTCTTCAGAATCTGTCCTGATAGCGGTGACAGACTTGAGATCTCAATAAAGCCTGCCAGGACATCCTGAAATAAACGCAGGAAAACCAAGACAACAAATATGAATGCAGAGAGGCAGCCTTTATTTATTgacttatatttatttttgttagtaaTAAATACAAGCAATAttataagaatatttttaaaaaattatggAAAAATACTAAAATGAGTGTAACTGTCTGTTGACGATCTTGTTAAAACTGCAGGTCTAACCTCTTCCTTCTCCAGCCAGTCTGAGCTGTATTTCAGTTTTCCCTTCGGAGAGTTTTTCAAAGCATCTAAAGTATCCCATCGCAGGTTTTCAGACGGCATTATGGAGACATAAAGATGAAATTAATTCCTCTGACCACACTGCAGTATAGGCGCAAGCCGCAGGCGTGTATTTCCGCTTCCACTTGACcagattacaaaataaaagtgcgGAGGACAACGATAAGCGAAGAATGTTGATATTGGATGCATTCGACTCGACCAAACCTTGCGAATATTACACTAAAATCCAAAATACTGGTAACACACACGTTTAAACCTAAAGACAACATGATTAAATTATAGCTTCATATTTATAATACACGAAATGTCAATATCCGTGTGACGTTGTTTAATGACGACAGTAGATGGCAGTGAAGAAACTGCTGTAATGCATCAGAAGAAGAAGAGCGATCAGTATGGAAGGGTCAAACTGGAgggtacatttaaaataatctctgtTTAACTGTATAAAATACCTGCACTTCTTCTTGCTTCTATTCCAAAATAGTGTACTTATTGCATATAAATTGGTTTACAGACATAACAGGCGTAAAGCTGTCAGATCCTGACGTCACTTTGAGATGGGTGGATGTGTGCTCAGGATCTCAATAGACGCTAATAATCTGAACAGATATAAACACACGTTTTTTGGGCACGTATTTTGCAGCAggatatattgaaaaatattgtagtatactatagtatttatactgttttaaaacaactttcctgtagtaaatattaaagcacACTGCAGTATTGTCACGGggctgtttatattttatacgaATATGGTAATAGTTCAGTACCATGATATTGATGTTTAGTTAAAagtcccttatgaaaattaaccatagtttagTACAAGTAAATCAAAAGTCTTTGTGGTAAAAGCACGGTTAATACAAATGATAATTAATATgccaaaaaaatacatttacttgactTTTACTAATATACTTTACGTAAggttgtgtgtgtcagtgtcatAATTCCTACACTTGTGTGTTTATCTGTTGAGTGGTTTAATTCTGTCATTCTGCATGCGTTTTATTTGTATTCGttataatgctttttgttttgaatgttttgaaaCAGCCGCCACGTGAATGTGATGTCTACTTGAGTGAATTTAAGCACTGCAAGAGTCTATGGAACAGATTTCATGAGTACTACACATACGGAAAAGCTTCAGACTGTCAGCAATGGAAGGAGGATTATAACTCCTGTAAAGAGTGGGAAAAGAACCACAGCTCACATTTTAAGGTCTGGCCAGGAACTGGCTGTTTATACAGCAAAagagtgtttaaataaaatgttaaatgaccAAGCACTTGCTACTTATTATCTTTGAAGGATCTGTTTGTGTTTTCCTCTTCAGGAATCTCTTCAGAAGAGCGAGAGGAAGCGTGTGGCTGAAGAGAGAAAGTTCTCTCCTGTCTGGGAGCTTCGTCAGACTCCTCCAGCCGACTGGCACCTGCCACTCAACCAGGACAAACCACAAGactcttaaacacacacagtgcATATCACACGAGACTGTGTTATATacaataaatccatgaagaaataaATGAACCTCCAGGTCTGATCTCCGGAACGTTCTGCTGATGTTGTTCAGTAGTTTCAGCCAGGATTTTCCTGCTCTGACTCTTCTGGATTTAAGTGTTACTGTTTTGAGGTGCTTACAGAGAAATGCGGAACAGCTCAGTCCTAGGATGAATATAATACAGAAGCATTTTATGACACTCTTTAACAAAAACATTCGAAAAAGTTTGGctttttagttttagtattATACAATATACATTGATTTATCTAGGTTTTGTTGGTTGTTTAAGTAAtcgtttttcttttattttgtatgagCATGTTAAGATAATAACATGAAATGATAAATGTTTAGCCTTTTTTTGTTTCACTTTTACTGTTTTCACAGACCTTATTTATTACGTCACAGAAATCAAAGTGAATCTGTAGATAGATGCGGTATCTTGTGACCCAAAAGAAGAAAGACCACACCGATatttgtgaaaaaactgtttgaTTTGCTTTATTAAATAACAGCTATGACCCAACTGTGTCTGGTCTGTCCCATAAATATTCTCTTGTAGAATGAATTTATGAAACAcatgaagtttttttttaatgttcccCAGCTGTTGTCCATTATATTGATGTGAGTTTTTGTCCAAAAAGCCCAGTCCTCATCTGAACCTGTACACACCTGAAATACCCCTCACTGGGTGTATACTCGTGTAATGTCATTGTATTTGCCATCTGGAGCCTCGTAGTTTGGAATTGGTGGTGTGTAGCAGGGACCCTGATGCTGGAAGGGGAATAAGTCAGTATCGGGTCCGATTGCTGCTTTGTAAAGGTCTTCTGATTCAATCTTCAGCTCTTCTAGTGCCTGTCTCTGGGCCTCCAGCGCCTCCTTAATTTCAGCCATCTCAGCCTGGTGCTGCGAGAACTTGTATCTGGACCAGTGTTTCAGAAGAAGTGCTCTACGCTCAGTCTCTTCAAATGAGAGTTTGGGAACCTCTCGCACCCTGAAAAACCACAAAGAACTGAGATTAGTAATAGCTCATTCCATGGTAAACCAGGTAATGTAAACTGGGTAACTTTTCCTTTTTGTCGTCcagtctattaaaaaaaaaaaaaccccagGAATAAAAGTGGCCTGAATCCAGGGTTAAAAAAGTCATTTAGGACAGTTTAGTCTGAAAAAACTCTATTTCTACCTGGTCTCATCAAAGCACTTGGCAGTAGTGATGAAGTCTTCAATGGGAATCAGCTCTGGTGGAACTCTCTCTAACTTTTTCAGCTTCTTCTTCAGACgttctttcatcatttgttcCCGTCGTGGGTCgaccttcttcttcttcttgggcTCTGCTCTGTTGAGTACATGGCAAACAGTCTCTTAAACAACACGAAACCgttgcaaaataataaacaaagatcaaataaaaattatagcGTTTTTGCCAAAACACCACACAATACAACAAATAATGTATGAATTTGACATCTTTGTGCCGTGTAAAATACTTTCACAATCATTTTACAACAGTGATGGCAAACTGTTTTAATGTACTAATTAGTAGTAGAATTAAAAACTAGTTCagtgtattaataataataactaaaacaaaaaacatggtacTAGCATCTGATGCCGTCACTGTACACTGCTAATACATTTCTGCAGGTAAATAACTAGTAATTTTTGCAGGGTAAATGCAAGCGCTAAATGTGTTCAAACCTTAAAGGCACAGAGGTTTTTGGAGAAAGAATTGATGTGAACCAGTGACTGTGTCGAACAGACACCACAGAACTGCAACTGTAAGAGAATACCAGTCATTAAAACTGTGACCTCTGCgagaaataaatgtatattctaACGTTACATGCACGtgactttaaaatcatttacatACCATGATGTCTGACTCGATACGACCCGGCTTAATGTACGACACACAATCCCAGCCATATTCATAAAAACAGCGATTTAACAAACATCAGCGATGTGAAATTAATCTCTCACTACAGCTTCCGGTGGCCAATGTGTGTGGATCTGTAGGTCAGAATTAACTGTCGTCTGTTTGTACACACGCACTTTCCACATGTATTGCACTCCCCCCATTTTCCGATGTCAATTTAATAAAGTATATTGTctatattaaaattataatgattAAAGAAAGCCTACGTGTATTGtgtaacgtttttttttttaaataaatgtgtgtcgAATGTTGTGATTTGAATGTTGAGTTGTAAGTGAAGTGGGTGAAAGTTCACACAGTGTGTCTGCAGTCAAGTCAGTCGGTCGAGTTAAACGATCGATATTAAATTCAACATCATTATGTCTCTCCTCAGAGGTAAATTAACGTTTATACTTtatcttcaaatatattttgaaaactgCTCGGACGCTTTGTTTGTCGGTTTGGTTAGTCTTTGTTTCAAATCGCCTGCTCTTGAAATTCAATGTCACACTTTTGTtgtgtattgtgttgttttattttattaattgagTTCATTGCTGTTTTTATGTTGCCGTTTCCCTGCAAGTAAATATATCCACGAGTTGCACAGTTAGATGACCTGTCACCTCTGCAACAAAATCTGAAATCACATCCGCCTGAATCCTTAACAACCacattaaaatagaaacaaatactAAAACTACAATCACTGGAACAACTCCAGCTTCAATCAACGACAATTTACGTCCGACAAAAGTGGGGTGAAGGTGATTTCATTGACATGTGTATAGTATGTTTTATAGGTGTcttgtgtgttcaggtgtgtttataGTCTCTGCTAAGAGGACCCCGTTTGGCACGTATGGAGGTGTTCTGAAGGACCACAGCGCTACAGATCTCGCTGAACATGCTGCTAAAGCCGCTCTTGCCGCGGGGAATGTGGCCCCGGAGCTGGTCAACAGTGTCATTATGGGAAATGTCATGCAGGTGAGAGTGACCGACACCTCTGAACTTCACAAGCTTTAGGGGAGGGTCACAAGTAATTTAAGAGATAGGGCTGTCACCATATCAGATTTTCATTTACACCTTTAAGGTTAACG
Above is a genomic segment from Triplophysa rosa linkage group LG17, Trosa_1v2, whole genome shotgun sequence containing:
- the lg17h22orf39 gene encoding UPF0545 protein C22orf39 homolog translates to MEGSNWRPPRECDVYLSEFKHCKSLWNRFHEYYTYGKASDCQQWKEDYNSCKEWEKNHSSHFKESLQKSERKRVAEERKFSPVWELRQTPPADWHLPLNQDKPQDS
- the mrpl40 gene encoding 39S ribosomal protein L40, mitochondrial gives rise to the protein MNMAGIVCRTLSRVVSSQTSCCSSVVSVRHSHWFTSILSPKTSVPLRAEPKKKKKVDPRREQMMKERLKKKLKKLERVPPELIPIEDFITTAKCFDETRVREVPKLSFEETERRALLLKHWSRYKFSQHQAEMAEIKEALEAQRQALEELKIESEDLYKAAIGPDTDLFPFQHQGPCYTPPIPNYEAPDGKYNDITRVYTQ